The proteins below come from a single Cannabis sativa cultivar Pink pepper isolate KNU-18-1 chromosome 3, ASM2916894v1, whole genome shotgun sequence genomic window:
- the LOC115709859 gene encoding L-type lectin-domain containing receptor kinase VIII.1 encodes MSNPSPKSSTFNFFFTYFALCSAILTGAATEFDFGTLTLSSLKLLGDAHLNNGSVRLTRDLPVPNSGSGRALYTKPVRFRQIGTHLPTSFSTFFTFSVMNLNPSSIGGGLAFIISPDDEAVGDAGGSLGLVITEGPASGSGFLAVEFDTLMDVEYKDINGNHVGFDLNSMVSSAVADLGAVDIDLKSGDLVNAWIEYDGSTRVFNVSVSYSNLKPKEPLLSFPLDLDQFVNDFMYVGFSGSTQGSTEVHSIDWWSFSSSFDASSSSSSPPPPPPTATLMNPTANTVRSSPPPSMAPSNSAPSTTTTEKNSKSSSCHNQLCKQGPGAVAGVVTASAFVFALLAGVLIWAYSKKTKQLKKSSDSSFASEIIRMPKEFTYKQLRVATKCFNANRIIGHGAFGTVYKGILPDTGDIIAVKRCSHSGQGKEEFLSELSIIGTLRHRNLVRLQGWCHEKGEILLVYDLMPNGSLDKALFEARTPLPWLHRKKILLGVASALAYLHQECENQVIHRDIKSSNIMLDEGFNARLGDFGLARQIEHDKSPDATVAAGTMGYLAPEYLLTGRASEKTDVFSYGAVILEVASGRRPIEREVTGAGKFGVASNLVEWVWSLHREGKLLTAADDRLEGEYEEGEMRRVLLVGLLCSHPDPLARPTMRAVVQMLVGEAEVPVVPRAKPSTTFSTSHLLLSLQDSVSDCNDGMMITLSSSSSENSFDDRLDIV; translated from the coding sequence ATGTCAAACCCTTCTCCCAAATCTTCAACCTTTAACTTCTTCTTCACTTACTTCGCCTTGTGTTCCGCAATTTTGACCGGTGCCGCCACTGAATTCGACTTCGGCACCCTGACTTTGAGTAGTTTGAAGCTTTTGGGAGATGCCCATTTGAACAATGGCAGTGTTCGACTGACACGAGACCTTCCGGTTCCCAACTCTGGCTCCGGCAGAGCACTCTACACCAAACCAGTTAGATTCCGGCAGATCGGAACTCACTTACCGACGAGCTTCTCCACATTCTTTACTTTCTCAGTCATGAATCTCAATCCTTCTTCTATCGGTGGAGGACTTGCTTTCATAATATCACCAGACGATGAGGCAGTCGGCGACGCCGGCGGGTCACTGGGCCTCGTGATTACAGAAGGGCCAGCTTCTGGGTCTGGTTTTCTGGCGGTTGAATTCGATACCCTTATGGACGTGGAGTACAAGGACATAAATGGTAACCATGTAGGGTTTGATCTGAACAGTATGGTTTCCTCTGCAGTGGCGGATTTAGGAGCTGTTGATATCGATCTAAAAAGCGGTGACCTTGTGAATGCTTGGATCGAGTACGACGGGTCAACTAGGGTCTTCAATGTATCGGTTTCGTATTCGAATCTCAAGCCGAAAGAACCCCTTTTGTCCTTTCCGCTTGATCTCGATCAGTTCGTGAACGATTTTATGTACGTGGGGTTCTCTGGTTCGACTCAGGGAAGCACTGAGGTTCATAGTATTGACTGGTGGAGCTTCTCATCTTCTTTCGAcgcatcttcttcttcttcttctccgccACCTCCTCCTCCAACGGCTACTTTGATGAATCCAACGGCGAACACAGTAAGATCATCACCACCACCATCAATGGCACCCTCTAATTCAGCACCAAGTACAACCACCACGGAGAAGAACAGTAAATCTTCATCTTGCCATAACCAACTCTGCAAACAGGGTCCTGGAGCTGTAGCTGGAGTTGTCACAGCTAGCGCTTTCGTTTTCGCCTTATTGGCCGGAGTTCTCATCTGGGCTTACTCCAAAAAGACCAAACAACTCAAGAAATCTTCAGATTCTTCATTCGCATCAGAAATCATCAGAATGCCAAAGGAATTCACATACAAACAGCTCAGAGTCGCCACTAAGTGCTTCAACGCTAACAGAATCATTGGCCATGGCGCTTTCGGGACTGTTTACAAAGGCATATTGCCAGACACAGGTGACATTATCGCCGTCAAGAGATGCAGCCATAGTGGCCAAGGAAAGGAGGAGTTTCTATCAGAGTTATCCATAATTGGAACACTCCGCCACCGCAATCTCGTTAGATTACAAGGTTGGTGCCACGAAAAAGGGGAAATTCTCTTAGTCTACGATTTAATGCCTAACGGTAGCCTCGACAAGGCACTATTCGAAGCAAGAACTCCTCTCCCATGGCTTCACCGGAAAAAAATCCTACTCGGCGTGGCCTCAGCTCTCGCATATCTCCACCAAGAGTGCGAAAACCAAGTCATTCACAGAGACATAAAGTCAAGCAACATCATGCTGGACGAAGGTTTCAATGCCCGGTTAGGAGATTTCGGTTTAGCTCGGCAGATAGAGCACGACAAATCACCGGATGCCACAGTCGCGGCAGGAACAATGGGGTACTTAGCGCCGGAATATCTTCTTACCGGAAGAGCTAGCGAGAAAACCGACGTATTCAGCTACGGCGCGGTGATTCTCGAAGTGGCTAGCGGGAGAAGACCCATCGAGAGAGAGGTCACGGGGGCCGGAAAATTTGGGGTGGCAAGCAATTTGGTGGAATGGGTTTGGAGTTTGCACAGGGAAGGGAAGCTACTAACGGCGGCGGACGATAGACTCGAGGGTGAGTACGAAGAGGGTGAGATGAGAAGGGTTTTGCTTGTTGGGCTTTTGTGTTCGCATCCGGACCCGTTGGCCCGGCCCACTATGAGAGCGGTGGTCCAAATGCTGGTGGGTGAGGCTGAGGTGCCGGTGGTTCCGAGAGCTAAGCCCTCCACCACTTTCAGTACTTCTCATCTTTTGCTCAGTTTACAAGACAGTGTTTCTGACTGTAATGATGGTATGATGATCACTCTCTCTTCTTCGTCGTCGGAGAACAGCTTCGACGATCGTCTCGATATAGTCTAG